One window from the genome of Daphnia pulex isolate KAP4 chromosome 9, ASM2113471v1 encodes:
- the LOC124201851 gene encoding uncharacterized protein LOC124201851 isoform X2: MGNKTRTRRTKWRRLSLGDASGPEEEDDETQQQQQQQQQPEELTTGLVGGQNVDVVVLHSEREESVCVEHDKKSAKFALRQDSPVVVTTTVNNNNNSTTTSSSSSSPLDVNNCSNSGASGQEGELPKSDMMVSNHQQQNNQRGGPAWKLPANNSQQPPVKNGGGGGYYNVNNGYNSPSSRPAPGSSNSSAAATSNGGFRRGGGNNGPSPRYNNGGGSFANGGGGYNGSYGRANSWNSSSSNGYTNGDHHHHHHHHHGGPGLSKMHGIEKKIFNDEEYTKISTPRQEVLFKKGSIGAKKKLSTTTSAPAATAGGTSAGSASHTDSGSEQDSVNGNAASPVSPLTQGDSADPFQYTVYDFYGGYGGMYPGSMLVQTYPGGPLVAAVPVPMPVQTIDWYRGGAAGANGAGSAADGTNGEVGYYYALGYPAGSELGLGSSQLPETSSSSRRNSLESYQASSQEVMTGSETGSENSSPCQSTGPSSQGPASPQGELVSPAIDPKAQTGGGAATAAAAAAVVMDMTMMSHHHQHHENNLHHHHQHHRKMAVAGFVYPYPAAYGLAPPLYTSGGGSSDQLCDPNKAQLYYYYPDIDGYYPDPYEQFEEEEEEEMEEAMDVNADVVMATTPVDCPEEVQLTESKAVEADETRLEQEQQQQQLDGDDLSEKVAPKELKDGREVEANPSAGENGATGRRKKRRKKRNKTPATTTTTTLEPLDRTESLLPPPASQPLARVTDDGAAQDEEDEDEAATVELQEEEEEKAVTIPAASASPSISLVVANDPAESSSRDVLLVDEAVHPHHHSSRVEPTPTPPALPLLTTTTPSHLVDSGVLSPPPPESTSPELPTTSNAPSTTVEENPVPDIISSSSSSSQCCDDGISPPPVVAVAQEEEEEEEQISSPEHCISFVPESSSALADPPETLEPPVFCSTPSFPLSTLPSSIPSLHEPPASSSAAIFVIPPQVKEEVKEEEEEFQSSSLKATDAAVLFAAQLLSELLPVPVKAEQTEMGDHPAGDSPPLNDEQVKSETGNSSGSSSMTDSIEEDSLDKKMGQQHVQEEESGPIDRDSLDDDEEPTSSSDDFVYLQMDDEEMLLKNGEEETSPDVYFEDDEPEGMVLCGSDDPPPGDPPCMLQPLELWRTVILEESEPNSKEMSPLLCSDSGIGAGTPSPTPIANECPNGDDATTGAPPPSTTTTTTKLETGPITKAVSLWLESAPIQQQLIASSSSVAFMEDETDEDDDDLYFHHQEVEEEEEEEAMKKMTATTTVPKNGVATLRTAPSSDDDGQAVTTDGPAMRRVGSDSALDSTADLSGELLQDEPASELLTQTCDPAKFSVYYQLGVSVDHDDSGLGDGGSKVEEAHLIADPVKCTTLDDSIQQCSLSNSSSSLLSPSKKKNKNKKLTPAQCEETGTKKNKKKKRGSSWRRVLLLHRAVHNMSRSDDKTTNATTPATTTTPTNNRRLKSESQSCCALQ, from the exons ATGGGCAACAAGACCCGTACGAGGCGCACCAAATGGAGGCGGCTCTCGCTAG GCGATGCCTCAGGTCCTGAGGAGGAAGACGATGAGactcagcagcaacaacagcaacaacaacagccagaaGAGTTGACGACTGGTTTGGTGGGCGGACAGAACGTGGACGTCGTAGTGCTGCACTCTGAGCGAGAGGAATCTGTTTGCGTTGAACACGACAAGAAATCAGCAAAGTTTGCCTTGCGCCAAGATTCGCCAGTCGTCGTGACGACAAcagtgaacaacaacaacaattcgaCAACAACCtcgtcatcttcgtcttcTCCTTTGGACGTTAACAATTGCAGTAACTCGGGCGCATCCGGCCAGGAAGGCGAGCTCCCAAAATCCGACATGATGGTCTCCAATCATCAACAACAGAATAATCAGCGCGGCGGACCGGCCTGGAAACTGCCGGCCAACAATTCACAGCAGCCGCCAGTCAAAAACGGCGGAGGCGGTGGCTATTACAATGTCAATAACGGCTACAACTCTCCGTCCAGCAGGCCGGCTCCAGGTTCTTCCAACTCCAGTGCTGCTGCCACGTCCAACGGCGGATTCCGTCGAGGCGGAGGCAACAACGGCCCGTCGCCGCGCTACAACAACGGCGGAGGCTCGTTCGCTAACGGCGGAGGAGGTTACAACGGCAGCTACGGACGGGCCAACTCGTGGAACAGCAGTTCGTCCAACGGCTACACGAACGGcgaccatcaccaccaccaccaccatcaccacggAGGTCCCGGCCTGAGCAAAATGCACGGCATcgagaaaaagattttcaacgaCG AAGAGTACACGAAAATCTCTACACCGCGCCAGGAGGTTCTCTTCAAGAAAGGATCGATCGGAGCCAAGAAGAAGctgtcgacgacgacgagcgcGCCGGCCGCCACTGCTGGTGGCACGTCGGCGGGATCGGCTTCGCACACGGACAGCGGCAGCGAGCAGGACAGCGTCAACGGCAACGCCGCATCGCCCGTCTCGCCACTGACGCAGGGCGACTCGGCCGACCCATTTCAATACACCG tgTACGATTTCTATGGCGGCTACGGCGGCATGTATCCCGGTAGTATGCTGGTCCAAACTTATCCTGGCGGACCGCTTGTGGCAGCCGTTCCCGTCCCGATGCCCGTCCAGACGATCGATTGGTATCGAGGAGGAGCCGCCGGGGCCAACGGCGCCGGCTCTGCCGCCGACGGTACCAACGGAGAGGTTGGCTATTACTACGCGCTGGGCTATCCAGCCGGAAGTGAGCTAGGTCTCGGTTCCAGTCAGCTTCCGGAAACGAGTTCCAGCAGCCGAAGGAATTCACTCGAATCTTACCAA GCCAGCAGCCAGGAGGTGATGACGGGCAGTGAGACTGGATCGGAGAACAGCAGCCCGTGCCAGAGCACGGGTCCCTCATCTCAAGGTCCGGCCTCCCCTCAGGGTGAGCTGGTTTCGCCCGCCATCGACCCCAAAGCCCAGACTGGCGGAGGAGCCGCGACGGCGGCCGCCGCGGCAGCCGTCGTCATGGACATGACGATGATGTCGCATCACCACCAGCATCACGAGAATaatctccaccaccaccaccaacaccaccGCAAAATGGCCGTCGCCGGATTCGTTTATCCTTACCCCGCCGCCTACGGCCTGGCACCACCCCTCTACACTTCCG gCGGCGGCAGCTCGGATCAACTGTGCGATCCGAATAAAGCTCagctctactactactaccccgaCATTGACGGCTACTACCCCGATCCGTACGAGCAATttgaggaggaagaagaagaagagatggagGAAGCCATGGATGTCAATGCCGATGTAGTCATGGCGACAACGCCAGTCGACTGTCCGGAGGAGGTGCAGTTGACCGAGTCGAAAGCCGTTGAAGCGGATGAGACTCGActggagcaggagcagcagcagcagcagctggacgGCGACGATTTGAGCGAGAAGGTGGCGCCAAAAGAGCTCAAAGACGGGCGAGAAGTGGAGGCCAATCCTTCGGCTGGCGAAAATGGCGCGACCGGTCGACGGAAGAAGAGGCGCAAGAAGCGGAATAAGACTCCGGCGACGACAACAACGACTACGCTGGAACCGCTGGATCGTACGGAATCGCTACTACCCCCACCGGCCAGTCAGCCATTAGCCAGG GTTACTGATGACGGAGCGGCCCAAGACGAGGAAGACGAGGATGAGGCTGCGACGGTTGAATtacaagaggaggaggaggagaaggcaGTGACGATTCCGGCCGCCTCCGCTTCTCCAAGTATTAGTCTAGTTGTTGCCAACGATCCAGCCGAGTCGTCGTCCCGTGATGTTTTGCTCGTTGATGAGGCCGTTCATCCGCATCACCATTCTAGTCGAGTCGAACCAACACCAACACCACCAGCCCTCCCGTTgttaaccaccaccaccccatcCCATTTAGTCGATTCCGGCGTTCTgtcgccgccaccgccggaATCGACCTCTCCCGAGTTACCCACCACTTCCAACGCGCCTTCCACCACCGTCGAAGAGAATCCTGTGCCCGACATAAtaagtagcagcagcagcagcagccagtgcTGTGATGATGGAATTTCACCGCCTCCGGTTGTTGCAGTTgcccaggaagaagaagaagaagaagagcagatTTCTTCGCCTGAACATTGTATTTCCTTTGTACCCGAGTCATCCTCAGCTCTAGCCGATCCTCCAGAGACGCTGGAGCCACCCGTCTTTTGTTCGACGCCCTCGTTCCCTTTGTCGACGCTGCCGTCGTCAATTCCCAGTTTACACGAGCCGCCCGCCAGCAGCTCGGCTGCAATTTTTGTCATCCCTCCtcaagtcaaagaagaagtcaaagaagaagaagaagagtttcaaTCGAGTAGTCTGAAAGCGACAGATGCCGCCGTCTTATTCGCCGCCCAACTTTTGTCTGAACTCTTGCCCGTCCCAGTGAAAGCGGAGCAAACGGAAATGGGTGACCATCCGGCTGGTGATTCTCCTCCACTCAACGATGAACAAGTCAAATCCGAGACCGGtaacagcagcggcagcagcagcatgacGGATTCCATCGAGGAAGATAGTCTAGACAAGAAAATGGGCCAACAACATgtccaggaagaagaaagtgggCCCATCGATCGAGACTCCCTGGACGATGATGAAGAGCCAACTTCATCATCCGACGACTTTGTTTACCTTCAGATGGATGATGAAGAAATGCTGCTAAagaatggagaagaagaaacttcgCCCGACGTTTACTTCGAAGACGACGAGCCGGAAGGCATGGTTTTGTGCGGAAGCGATGATCCACCTCCCGGCGATCCGCCTTGTATGCTGCAACCTCTGGAGCTCTGGAGGACAGTCATCCTGGAAGAAAGCGAACCTAATTCGAAAGAAATGAGTCCTTTGTTGTGCAGTGATTCCGGAATTGGCGCTGGAACTCCATCTCCTACGCCGATAGCCAACGAGTGCCCCAACGGGGATGACGCAACAACAGgagcaccaccaccatcaacaacaacaacaacaaccaaattgGAAACTGGACCCATCACCAAAGCTGTTAGCCTCTGGCTGGAATCGGCAccgatccagcagcagttgatTGCCTCTTCCAGTTCGGTTGCTTTTATGGAAGACGAGACGGACGAGGATGACGACGACCTCTACTTCCACCACCaggaagtggaagaagaagaagaagaggaggcgatgaagaagatgacagCAACTACTACCGTTCCAAAAAACGGGGTAGCGACCCTTCGTACTGCTCCATCCAGTGATGACGACGGCCAGGCCGTCACCACGGATGGACCGGCAATGCGGAGGGTCGGTTCCGATTCAGCCCTGGACTCCACTGCGGATCTGTCTGGTGAGCTGCTACAAGACGAACCTGCCTCTGAGCTACTGACTCAGACTTGCGATCCGGCCAAGTTTTCAGTTTACTACCAACTGGGCGTGTCTGTCGATCACGACGATTCCGGCCTCGGAGACGGCGGGAGTAAAGTGGAGGAGGCGCATTTGATTGCGGACCCTGTGAAATGTACGACGCTGGACGATTCGATCCAGCAGTGCAGTCTgagtaacagcagcagctcgttGCTGTCGccatcgaagaagaagaacaagaacaagaagtTGACGCCAGCACAATGCGAAGAGACGGGAAccaagaagaataagaagaagaagcgaggCAGTTCGTGGCGCCGTGTTCTTCTCTTACACCGGGCAGTGCACAACATGTCCAGGAGTGACGATAAGACCACTAACGCCACCACAcctgctactactacaactCCTACTAATAACAGACGGCTCAAATCCGAAAGTCAATCGTGCTGTGCGCTTCagtga
- the LOC124201851 gene encoding uncharacterized protein LOC124201851 isoform X1 translates to MGNKTRTRRTKWRRLSLGDASGPEEEDDETQQQQQQQQQPEELTTGLVGGQNVDVVVLHSEREESVCVEHDKKSAKFALRQDSPVVVTTTVNNNNNSTTTSSSSSSPLDVNNCSNSGASGQEGELPKSDMMVSNHQQQNNQRGGPAWKLPANNSQQPPVKNGGGGGYYNVNNGYNSPSSRPAPGSSNSSAAATSNGGFRRGGGNNGPSPRYNNGGGSFANGGGGYNGSYGRANSWNSSSSNGYTNGDHHHHHHHHHGGPGLSKMHGIEKKIFNDEEYTKISTPRQEVLFKKGSIGAKKKLSTTTSAPAATAGGTSAGSASHTDSGSEQDSVNGNAASPVSPLTQGDSADPFQYTGNDSGSTGDASSTAGESAAPCDSASMAAAASGAALQAAYGDGTPLVCFPMYDFYGGYGGMYPGSMLVQTYPGGPLVAAVPVPMPVQTIDWYRGGAAGANGAGSAADGTNGEVGYYYALGYPAGSELGLGSSQLPETSSSSRRNSLESYQASSQEVMTGSETGSENSSPCQSTGPSSQGPASPQGELVSPAIDPKAQTGGGAATAAAAAAVVMDMTMMSHHHQHHENNLHHHHQHHRKMAVAGFVYPYPAAYGLAPPLYTSGGGSSDQLCDPNKAQLYYYYPDIDGYYPDPYEQFEEEEEEEMEEAMDVNADVVMATTPVDCPEEVQLTESKAVEADETRLEQEQQQQQLDGDDLSEKVAPKELKDGREVEANPSAGENGATGRRKKRRKKRNKTPATTTTTTLEPLDRTESLLPPPASQPLARVTDDGAAQDEEDEDEAATVELQEEEEEKAVTIPAASASPSISLVVANDPAESSSRDVLLVDEAVHPHHHSSRVEPTPTPPALPLLTTTTPSHLVDSGVLSPPPPESTSPELPTTSNAPSTTVEENPVPDIISSSSSSSQCCDDGISPPPVVAVAQEEEEEEEQISSPEHCISFVPESSSALADPPETLEPPVFCSTPSFPLSTLPSSIPSLHEPPASSSAAIFVIPPQVKEEVKEEEEEFQSSSLKATDAAVLFAAQLLSELLPVPVKAEQTEMGDHPAGDSPPLNDEQVKSETGNSSGSSSMTDSIEEDSLDKKMGQQHVQEEESGPIDRDSLDDDEEPTSSSDDFVYLQMDDEEMLLKNGEEETSPDVYFEDDEPEGMVLCGSDDPPPGDPPCMLQPLELWRTVILEESEPNSKEMSPLLCSDSGIGAGTPSPTPIANECPNGDDATTGAPPPSTTTTTTKLETGPITKAVSLWLESAPIQQQLIASSSSVAFMEDETDEDDDDLYFHHQEVEEEEEEEAMKKMTATTTVPKNGVATLRTAPSSDDDGQAVTTDGPAMRRVGSDSALDSTADLSGELLQDEPASELLTQTCDPAKFSVYYQLGVSVDHDDSGLGDGGSKVEEAHLIADPVKCTTLDDSIQQCSLSNSSSSLLSPSKKKNKNKKLTPAQCEETGTKKNKKKKRGSSWRRVLLLHRAVHNMSRSDDKTTNATTPATTTTPTNNRRLKSESQSCCALQ, encoded by the exons ATGGGCAACAAGACCCGTACGAGGCGCACCAAATGGAGGCGGCTCTCGCTAG GCGATGCCTCAGGTCCTGAGGAGGAAGACGATGAGactcagcagcaacaacagcaacaacaacagccagaaGAGTTGACGACTGGTTTGGTGGGCGGACAGAACGTGGACGTCGTAGTGCTGCACTCTGAGCGAGAGGAATCTGTTTGCGTTGAACACGACAAGAAATCAGCAAAGTTTGCCTTGCGCCAAGATTCGCCAGTCGTCGTGACGACAAcagtgaacaacaacaacaattcgaCAACAACCtcgtcatcttcgtcttcTCCTTTGGACGTTAACAATTGCAGTAACTCGGGCGCATCCGGCCAGGAAGGCGAGCTCCCAAAATCCGACATGATGGTCTCCAATCATCAACAACAGAATAATCAGCGCGGCGGACCGGCCTGGAAACTGCCGGCCAACAATTCACAGCAGCCGCCAGTCAAAAACGGCGGAGGCGGTGGCTATTACAATGTCAATAACGGCTACAACTCTCCGTCCAGCAGGCCGGCTCCAGGTTCTTCCAACTCCAGTGCTGCTGCCACGTCCAACGGCGGATTCCGTCGAGGCGGAGGCAACAACGGCCCGTCGCCGCGCTACAACAACGGCGGAGGCTCGTTCGCTAACGGCGGAGGAGGTTACAACGGCAGCTACGGACGGGCCAACTCGTGGAACAGCAGTTCGTCCAACGGCTACACGAACGGcgaccatcaccaccaccaccaccatcaccacggAGGTCCCGGCCTGAGCAAAATGCACGGCATcgagaaaaagattttcaacgaCG AAGAGTACACGAAAATCTCTACACCGCGCCAGGAGGTTCTCTTCAAGAAAGGATCGATCGGAGCCAAGAAGAAGctgtcgacgacgacgagcgcGCCGGCCGCCACTGCTGGTGGCACGTCGGCGGGATCGGCTTCGCACACGGACAGCGGCAGCGAGCAGGACAGCGTCAACGGCAACGCCGCATCGCCCGTCTCGCCACTGACGCAGGGCGACTCGGCCGACCCATTTCAATACACCG GCAACGATAGTGGATCGACGGGCGATGCCTCTTCCACGGCCGGCGAATCGGCCGCACCTTGCGATTCCGCCTCGATGGCTGCCGCTGCATCCGGAGCGGCGCTCCAAGCTGCATACGGCGATGGCACTCCACTCGTCTGTTTTCCCa tgTACGATTTCTATGGCGGCTACGGCGGCATGTATCCCGGTAGTATGCTGGTCCAAACTTATCCTGGCGGACCGCTTGTGGCAGCCGTTCCCGTCCCGATGCCCGTCCAGACGATCGATTGGTATCGAGGAGGAGCCGCCGGGGCCAACGGCGCCGGCTCTGCCGCCGACGGTACCAACGGAGAGGTTGGCTATTACTACGCGCTGGGCTATCCAGCCGGAAGTGAGCTAGGTCTCGGTTCCAGTCAGCTTCCGGAAACGAGTTCCAGCAGCCGAAGGAATTCACTCGAATCTTACCAA GCCAGCAGCCAGGAGGTGATGACGGGCAGTGAGACTGGATCGGAGAACAGCAGCCCGTGCCAGAGCACGGGTCCCTCATCTCAAGGTCCGGCCTCCCCTCAGGGTGAGCTGGTTTCGCCCGCCATCGACCCCAAAGCCCAGACTGGCGGAGGAGCCGCGACGGCGGCCGCCGCGGCAGCCGTCGTCATGGACATGACGATGATGTCGCATCACCACCAGCATCACGAGAATaatctccaccaccaccaccaacaccaccGCAAAATGGCCGTCGCCGGATTCGTTTATCCTTACCCCGCCGCCTACGGCCTGGCACCACCCCTCTACACTTCCG gCGGCGGCAGCTCGGATCAACTGTGCGATCCGAATAAAGCTCagctctactactactaccccgaCATTGACGGCTACTACCCCGATCCGTACGAGCAATttgaggaggaagaagaagaagagatggagGAAGCCATGGATGTCAATGCCGATGTAGTCATGGCGACAACGCCAGTCGACTGTCCGGAGGAGGTGCAGTTGACCGAGTCGAAAGCCGTTGAAGCGGATGAGACTCGActggagcaggagcagcagcagcagcagctggacgGCGACGATTTGAGCGAGAAGGTGGCGCCAAAAGAGCTCAAAGACGGGCGAGAAGTGGAGGCCAATCCTTCGGCTGGCGAAAATGGCGCGACCGGTCGACGGAAGAAGAGGCGCAAGAAGCGGAATAAGACTCCGGCGACGACAACAACGACTACGCTGGAACCGCTGGATCGTACGGAATCGCTACTACCCCCACCGGCCAGTCAGCCATTAGCCAGG GTTACTGATGACGGAGCGGCCCAAGACGAGGAAGACGAGGATGAGGCTGCGACGGTTGAATtacaagaggaggaggaggagaaggcaGTGACGATTCCGGCCGCCTCCGCTTCTCCAAGTATTAGTCTAGTTGTTGCCAACGATCCAGCCGAGTCGTCGTCCCGTGATGTTTTGCTCGTTGATGAGGCCGTTCATCCGCATCACCATTCTAGTCGAGTCGAACCAACACCAACACCACCAGCCCTCCCGTTgttaaccaccaccaccccatcCCATTTAGTCGATTCCGGCGTTCTgtcgccgccaccgccggaATCGACCTCTCCCGAGTTACCCACCACTTCCAACGCGCCTTCCACCACCGTCGAAGAGAATCCTGTGCCCGACATAAtaagtagcagcagcagcagcagccagtgcTGTGATGATGGAATTTCACCGCCTCCGGTTGTTGCAGTTgcccaggaagaagaagaagaagaagagcagatTTCTTCGCCTGAACATTGTATTTCCTTTGTACCCGAGTCATCCTCAGCTCTAGCCGATCCTCCAGAGACGCTGGAGCCACCCGTCTTTTGTTCGACGCCCTCGTTCCCTTTGTCGACGCTGCCGTCGTCAATTCCCAGTTTACACGAGCCGCCCGCCAGCAGCTCGGCTGCAATTTTTGTCATCCCTCCtcaagtcaaagaagaagtcaaagaagaagaagaagagtttcaaTCGAGTAGTCTGAAAGCGACAGATGCCGCCGTCTTATTCGCCGCCCAACTTTTGTCTGAACTCTTGCCCGTCCCAGTGAAAGCGGAGCAAACGGAAATGGGTGACCATCCGGCTGGTGATTCTCCTCCACTCAACGATGAACAAGTCAAATCCGAGACCGGtaacagcagcggcagcagcagcatgacGGATTCCATCGAGGAAGATAGTCTAGACAAGAAAATGGGCCAACAACATgtccaggaagaagaaagtgggCCCATCGATCGAGACTCCCTGGACGATGATGAAGAGCCAACTTCATCATCCGACGACTTTGTTTACCTTCAGATGGATGATGAAGAAATGCTGCTAAagaatggagaagaagaaacttcgCCCGACGTTTACTTCGAAGACGACGAGCCGGAAGGCATGGTTTTGTGCGGAAGCGATGATCCACCTCCCGGCGATCCGCCTTGTATGCTGCAACCTCTGGAGCTCTGGAGGACAGTCATCCTGGAAGAAAGCGAACCTAATTCGAAAGAAATGAGTCCTTTGTTGTGCAGTGATTCCGGAATTGGCGCTGGAACTCCATCTCCTACGCCGATAGCCAACGAGTGCCCCAACGGGGATGACGCAACAACAGgagcaccaccaccatcaacaacaacaacaacaaccaaattgGAAACTGGACCCATCACCAAAGCTGTTAGCCTCTGGCTGGAATCGGCAccgatccagcagcagttgatTGCCTCTTCCAGTTCGGTTGCTTTTATGGAAGACGAGACGGACGAGGATGACGACGACCTCTACTTCCACCACCaggaagtggaagaagaagaagaagaggaggcgatgaagaagatgacagCAACTACTACCGTTCCAAAAAACGGGGTAGCGACCCTTCGTACTGCTCCATCCAGTGATGACGACGGCCAGGCCGTCACCACGGATGGACCGGCAATGCGGAGGGTCGGTTCCGATTCAGCCCTGGACTCCACTGCGGATCTGTCTGGTGAGCTGCTACAAGACGAACCTGCCTCTGAGCTACTGACTCAGACTTGCGATCCGGCCAAGTTTTCAGTTTACTACCAACTGGGCGTGTCTGTCGATCACGACGATTCCGGCCTCGGAGACGGCGGGAGTAAAGTGGAGGAGGCGCATTTGATTGCGGACCCTGTGAAATGTACGACGCTGGACGATTCGATCCAGCAGTGCAGTCTgagtaacagcagcagctcgttGCTGTCGccatcgaagaagaagaacaagaacaagaagtTGACGCCAGCACAATGCGAAGAGACGGGAAccaagaagaataagaagaagaagcgaggCAGTTCGTGGCGCCGTGTTCTTCTCTTACACCGGGCAGTGCACAACATGTCCAGGAGTGACGATAAGACCACTAACGCCACCACAcctgctactactacaactCCTACTAATAACAGACGGCTCAAATCCGAAAGTCAATCGTGCTGTGCGCTTCagtga